A genome region from Chelonia mydas isolate rCheMyd1 chromosome 24, rCheMyd1.pri.v2, whole genome shotgun sequence includes the following:
- the DUSP23 gene encoding dual specificity protein phosphatase 23, giving the protein MASAVPPNFSWVVPGKLAGLAMPRQPAHYQYMHEHGVQHLVSLTERSPPYHDTCPGIKLHHLRIQDFCAPSLEQIKRFLQIVEDASTKGEAVAVHCMLGFGRTGTMLACYLVKAQRLTGVDAIHEIRRIRPGAIETHEQEKAVIQFHHHIK; this is encoded by the exons ATGGCATCAGCCGTCCCTCCAAACTTCTCCTGGGTGGTGCCTGGCAAGCTGGCAGGGCTGGCCATGCCACGGCAGCCCGCACACTACCAGTACATGCATGAGCATGGCGTCCAGCACCTGGTGTCACTGACCGAGCGCAGCCCGCCCTACCACGACACCTGCCCTGGCATCAAGCTCCATCACCTCCGCATCCAGGACTTCTGTGCCCCATCGCTGGAGCAGATCAAGCGCTTCCTGCAGATTGTGGAGGACGCCAGCACCAAGGGAGAG GCGGTGGCAgtgcattgcatgctgggatttgGCAGGACAGGAACCATGCTGGCCTGTTACCTGGTGAAAGCCCAGAGACTCACCGGAGTCGACGCCATCCACGAAATCCGGAGAATCCGGCCTGGAGCCATTGAGACGCATGAGCAGGAGAAAGCCGTGATCCAGTTCCACCACCACATCAAATAG